In one Bacillus thuringiensis genomic region, the following are encoded:
- a CDS encoding purine-nucleoside phosphorylase, translating to MNRELITKSASYLKEKFQETPQVGLILGSGLGVLADEIENAVTVPYSEIPEFPVSTVEGHAGQLVFGTLQGVTVVAMQGRFHFYEGYDMQKVTFPVRVMKELGVETVVVTNAAGGVNTSFEPGDLMLISDHINFMGTNPLIGPNDSEMGVRFPDMSTSYTVELREMAKQVAADLNIKVQEGVYVGMTGPVYETPAEIRMLRTLGGDAVGMSTVPEVIVARHAGMKVLGISCISNMAAGILDQPLHHDEVIETTERVKANFLALVKAIVKQMKG from the coding sequence ATGAATCGTGAACTTATTACAAAATCAGCTTCATACTTAAAAGAGAAATTTCAAGAGACACCACAAGTAGGACTAATCCTTGGGTCAGGACTAGGTGTATTAGCAGACGAAATTGAGAACGCAGTAACAGTACCTTACAGTGAAATCCCTGAATTCCCAGTATCAACTGTAGAAGGCCATGCAGGTCAACTAGTATTTGGTACACTTCAAGGTGTAACAGTAGTAGCAATGCAAGGACGTTTCCACTTCTATGAAGGATACGACATGCAAAAAGTAACATTCCCAGTTCGTGTTATGAAAGAACTAGGTGTAGAAACAGTAGTTGTAACAAACGCAGCTGGTGGTGTAAATACATCATTTGAGCCAGGCGATCTTATGTTAATTTCAGATCACATTAACTTCATGGGTACGAATCCATTAATCGGACCAAATGATTCTGAAATGGGCGTACGTTTCCCTGATATGTCTACATCATATACAGTAGAACTTCGCGAAATGGCGAAACAAGTTGCAGCAGACTTAAATATTAAAGTACAAGAAGGTGTATACGTAGGAATGACAGGTCCTGTATATGAAACACCTGCTGAAATTCGTATGCTTCGTACACTTGGCGGAGATGCAGTTGGTATGTCAACAGTACCTGAAGTAATTGTAGCGCGTCATGCTGGTATGAAAGTATTAGGTATTTCTTGTATTTCAAATATGGCAGCTGGTATTTTAGATCAACCACTTCACCACGATGAAGTAATTGAAACGACAGAACGTGTTAAAGCTAACTTCTTAGCATTAGTAAAAGCAATCGTAAAACAAATGAAGGGGTGA
- the deoB gene encoding phosphopentomutase: MNKYKRIFLVVMDSVGIGEAPDAEQFGDLGSDTIGHIAEHMNGLQMPNMVKLGLGNIREMKGISKVEKPLGYYTKMQEKSTGKDTMTGHWEIMGLYIDTPFQVFPEGFPKELLDELEEKTGRKIIGNKPASGTEILDELGQEQMETGSLIVYTSADSVLQIAAHEEVVPLDELYKICKIARELTLDEKYMVGRVIARPFVGEPGNFTRTPNRHDYALKPFGRTVMNELKDSDYDVIAIGKISDIYDGEGVTESLRTKSNMDGMDKLVDTLNMDFTGLSFLNLVDFDALFGHRRDPQGYGEALQEYDARLPEVFAKLKEDDLLLITADHGNDPIHPGTDHTREYVPLLAYSPSMKEGGQELPLRQTFADIGATVAENFGVKMPEYGTSFLNELKK; this comes from the coding sequence ATGAATAAATATAAACGTATATTCCTAGTCGTAATGGACTCTGTGGGAATCGGTGAAGCACCAGATGCTGAGCAATTTGGTGATCTAGGATCTGACACAATTGGTCACATTGCTGAACATATGAATGGGTTACAAATGCCTAACATGGTGAAATTAGGTCTTGGTAACATTCGAGAAATGAAAGGTATCTCTAAAGTAGAGAAACCACTTGGATATTACACAAAAATGCAAGAGAAATCTACTGGTAAAGATACAATGACAGGTCACTGGGAAATCATGGGCCTTTACATTGATACACCATTCCAAGTGTTCCCGGAAGGATTCCCGAAAGAATTACTTGATGAATTAGAAGAAAAAACAGGCCGTAAAATTATCGGTAATAAGCCAGCTTCTGGAACTGAGATTCTTGATGAACTTGGTCAAGAGCAAATGGAAACAGGCTCTTTAATCGTTTATACTTCTGCTGATAGCGTATTGCAAATTGCAGCACACGAAGAAGTAGTGCCACTTGATGAGTTATATAAAATCTGTAAAATTGCACGTGAATTAACATTAGATGAGAAATACATGGTAGGTCGTGTTATTGCTCGTCCATTCGTTGGTGAACCTGGAAACTTTACACGTACACCAAACCGTCATGACTATGCATTAAAACCATTCGGCCGTACAGTAATGAATGAATTAAAAGATAGTGACTACGATGTAATTGCTATCGGTAAAATCTCTGATATCTATGATGGTGAAGGGGTAACTGAATCACTTCGTACGAAGTCTAACATGGATGGAATGGATAAGCTTGTAGATACATTAAATATGGACTTTACAGGTCTTAGCTTCTTAAACTTAGTTGACTTTGATGCATTATTCGGCCACCGCCGTGATCCACAAGGATACGGAGAAGCTCTGCAAGAATATGATGCACGTCTTCCAGAAGTATTCGCAAAACTAAAAGAAGATGATCTATTATTAATTACAGCAGACCACGGTAATGATCCAATTCACCCTGGTACTGACCATACACGTGAATATGTACCATTATTAGCATATAGCCCAAGCATGAAAGAAGGCGGACAAGAGTTACCACTTCGTCAAACATTTGCTGATATTGGTGCAACAGTAGCAGAAAACTTCGGTGTGAAAATGCCAGAATACGGAACAAGCTTCTTAAACGAGCTAAAGAAATAG
- a CDS encoding FixH family protein, translating into MKKLIMTLFIAMLALAGCNTNKEEPKKEQKLEAVKVAVQTNPKEIKPGEKTEVQALVTQGKEKVTDADDVKFEIWKDGDEKHEMLDGKHKGKGVYAVEKTFETDGVYHIIAHTNAREMHVMPEVKVAVGNAKVEDAKKENSDHSAGHGDHKSDTMIHLMAGDIKANAESTMKVHLKQKEEALTGAEVQLEIWKDGVEKHEFIPAKEGNKGEYETKHTFKENGAYKVKVHVRKGELHEHKEETVEVK; encoded by the coding sequence ATGAAAAAACTGATTATGACTTTATTTATCGCGATGCTAGCATTGGCTGGCTGTAATACAAACAAAGAAGAGCCGAAAAAAGAACAGAAACTTGAAGCTGTAAAAGTAGCAGTCCAAACAAATCCGAAAGAAATTAAACCAGGTGAAAAAACAGAAGTACAAGCACTTGTTACACAAGGAAAAGAAAAAGTAACGGATGCTGATGATGTAAAGTTTGAAATTTGGAAAGATGGCGACGAAAAACACGAGATGTTAGATGGTAAGCATAAAGGGAAAGGTGTTTATGCAGTCGAGAAAACATTCGAAACGGATGGAGTATACCATATTATCGCTCACACAAATGCACGTGAAATGCACGTTATGCCAGAAGTAAAAGTTGCTGTAGGAAATGCGAAAGTAGAAGATGCGAAAAAAGAAAATAGTGATCACAGTGCAGGACATGGAGATCATAAAAGTGACACAATGATCCATCTTATGGCTGGAGACATAAAGGCAAATGCTGAATCTACAATGAAAGTTCATTTGAAGCAAAAAGAAGAAGCATTAACTGGTGCTGAAGTACAACTAGAGATTTGGAAAGATGGTGTTGAAAAACACGAATTTATTCCAGCGAAAGAAGGGAATAAAGGAGAGTATGAAACGAAACATACTTTCAAAGAGAACGGTGCTTACAAAGTGAAAGTACATGTAAGAAAAGGCGAATTGCATGAACATAAAGAAGAAACGGTAGAAGTAAAATAA
- the xerD gene encoding site-specific tyrosine recombinase XerD, with protein sequence MEDQLKDFIHYMVVEKGLAKNTVVSYERDLKSYVKYLQNVEQTKTFHEVTRLHIVNFLQYLKENGKSSKTLARHIASIRSFHQFLLRERAVEHDPSVHIETPQGERKLPKVLSVDEVEALLQTPKMTSAFGIRDKAMLELLYATGLRVSELIALNLEDVHLTMGFVRCIGKGNKERIIPLGSLATEAIQKYIEKGRRELMGKKVVDALFLNHHGNRLSRQGFWKILKRLAKEANIEKELTPHTLRHSFATHLLENGADLRAVQEMLGHADISTTQIYTHVSKTRLKDVYKQFHPRA encoded by the coding sequence GTGGAAGATCAATTAAAAGATTTTATTCATTATATGGTTGTCGAAAAAGGATTAGCAAAGAATACAGTAGTATCTTATGAACGGGATTTAAAAAGCTACGTAAAGTATTTGCAAAATGTGGAACAGACGAAAACTTTTCATGAAGTGACCCGTTTACACATTGTTAACTTTTTGCAGTATTTAAAAGAGAACGGAAAATCTTCGAAAACATTGGCGCGTCATATCGCATCAATTCGTTCGTTCCACCAATTTTTACTGCGTGAACGAGCGGTAGAACACGACCCATCCGTACATATTGAAACGCCACAAGGGGAACGGAAATTACCAAAAGTATTATCAGTTGATGAAGTAGAGGCGTTACTTCAAACACCAAAAATGACAAGTGCTTTTGGGATTCGTGATAAGGCGATGCTAGAGTTACTGTATGCGACAGGACTTCGTGTTTCAGAATTGATTGCACTCAATTTAGAAGATGTACATTTAACGATGGGATTTGTTCGTTGCATAGGGAAAGGGAATAAAGAAAGAATTATTCCACTAGGAAGTTTAGCAACGGAAGCGATTCAAAAGTATATTGAAAAAGGAAGAAGAGAATTAATGGGGAAAAAAGTAGTAGATGCACTCTTTTTAAACCATCATGGTAATCGATTATCAAGACAAGGATTTTGGAAAATATTAAAACGATTAGCGAAAGAAGCAAATATTGAAAAAGAGCTCACACCTCATACGTTGCGTCACTCGTTTGCTACGCACTTATTAGAAAATGGAGCAGATTTACGTGCTGTACAAGAAATGCTTGGACATGCAGATATTTCAACGACTCAAATCTATACGCACGTTTCAAAAACTAGATTAAAAGATGTATATAAACAGTTTCATCCGAGAGCATAG
- a CDS encoding YqzK family protein, whose protein sequence is MRRALKLTFDGIKVFLLFTSCTILFYFAILWINEEYESYHRYEKPKEETVEKVSGNEEPAKDAFVNRMMFFYENGE, encoded by the coding sequence ATGCGCCGAGCTTTAAAATTAACTTTTGATGGAATAAAAGTATTTTTATTATTTACAAGTTGTACGATTTTGTTTTATTTCGCTATACTATGGATAAATGAAGAATATGAAAGCTATCATCGTTATGAAAAACCTAAAGAAGAGACTGTAGAAAAAGTATCAGGGAATGAAGAACCGGCAAAGGATGCTTTCGTAAATAGAATGATGTTTTTCTATGAAAATGGGGAGTAG
- a CDS encoding Fur family transcriptional regulator, protein MEERIERIKKQLHAASYKLTPQREATVRVLLENEEDHLSAEDVYLLVKEKSPEIGLATVYRTLELLSELKVVDKINFGDGVSRYDLRQEGAQRFHHHLICTQCGAVQEIQEDLLGEVERKVERDWSFKVKDHRLTFHGICKNCQENETDEK, encoded by the coding sequence ATGGAAGAAAGAATTGAACGAATTAAGAAGCAATTACATGCAGCGAGCTACAAATTAACACCGCAACGTGAAGCAACAGTTCGTGTGCTGCTAGAAAATGAAGAAGATCATTTAAGCGCAGAAGATGTTTACCTCCTTGTAAAAGAAAAGTCGCCAGAGATCGGATTAGCAACCGTCTATCGAACTTTAGAACTATTATCTGAGTTAAAAGTTGTCGATAAGATTAACTTCGGAGACGGTGTTTCACGCTATGACTTACGCCAAGAAGGTGCGCAGCGTTTCCACCATCATTTGATTTGTACACAATGTGGTGCTGTACAAGAAATACAAGAAGATTTACTTGGTGAAGTGGAAAGGAAAGTAGAACGAGACTGGAGCTTTAAGGTGAAAGATCATCGTTTAACATTCCATGGGATTTGTAAAAATTGTCAAGAAAATGAAACGGATGAAAAATAA
- the spoIIM gene encoding stage II sporulation protein M — protein MSHIQENSSLYIFNAVLLLMGVIFGAILVNSLQINQKQDLSFYLQRFFGQVSKGEFAIAGEMFRESYFSQLKYIGFIWILGISIIGLPLIFILLFVKGVVVGFTVGFLVSQHGWNGLLLAFVSVLPQNLIIIPVFLVMTTIAASFSLRMIRHQFIRKITEPLLPLLIRYTCFFLVIGVVLALASSVEAYASPVLMKEVVEAINKK, from the coding sequence ATGTCTCACATACAGGAAAACTCTTCATTATATATATTTAACGCTGTTTTATTATTAATGGGAGTAATATTCGGAGCCATTCTTGTGAATAGTTTACAAATCAATCAAAAACAAGATTTATCATTTTATTTACAACGTTTTTTTGGACAAGTCTCTAAAGGAGAATTTGCCATTGCGGGCGAAATGTTTCGAGAAAGTTACTTTTCGCAATTAAAATACATCGGATTTATTTGGATTTTAGGAATTTCAATTATTGGATTACCACTTATTTTTATTTTATTATTTGTAAAAGGAGTTGTCGTCGGATTTACAGTTGGTTTTTTAGTAAGTCAGCATGGATGGAATGGACTATTATTAGCATTTGTATCTGTTTTGCCACAAAATTTAATTATCATTCCAGTCTTTCTCGTTATGACAACCATTGCTGCAAGTTTTTCTTTACGGATGATTAGGCATCAATTTATTAGAAAAATAACCGAACCACTATTACCATTATTAATCCGTTATACATGCTTCTTTCTCGTAATTGGAGTGGTGTTAGCACTTGCTTCTAGTGTGGAGGCTTACGCATCACCAGTTTTAATGAAAGAAGTCGTTGAGGCTATTAATAAAAAATAA
- a CDS encoding GNAT family N-acetyltransferase: MKPLLLDFPTLFQTERLQVRKPFPGDGAEVYEAIQASLEDLVPWIPINAETEESAEEIVREAHGQFLLRETLDFHLYDKVSGTFIGAITLKPENWDIPKFSLHFWLHSAYTKQGYMTEAVKGAIQFAFDKLGARRIEIRTDATNINACSLAERLEFILEGTMENDFLAPDGSLRDARVYAKIN, translated from the coding sequence TTGAAACCATTATTATTAGATTTTCCAACATTATTTCAAACTGAACGCTTGCAAGTTCGTAAACCATTTCCAGGTGATGGTGCCGAAGTATATGAAGCAATCCAAGCTTCTCTAGAAGACTTAGTACCGTGGATACCAATTAACGCTGAAACAGAAGAGAGTGCTGAAGAAATTGTTCGCGAAGCTCACGGACAGTTTTTACTTCGTGAAACACTTGATTTTCACTTATATGATAAAGTATCTGGTACATTCATCGGAGCAATTACACTAAAGCCTGAAAACTGGGATATTCCAAAGTTTTCACTTCACTTCTGGCTACATAGTGCCTATACAAAACAAGGCTATATGACCGAAGCTGTTAAAGGTGCGATTCAGTTCGCCTTTGATAAACTAGGCGCTAGAAGAATTGAAATTCGTACTGATGCAACAAATATAAATGCATGTAGCTTAGCAGAACGTCTAGAATTCATTCTAGAAGGTACAATGGAAAATGATTTCCTAGCACCAGATGGTAGCTTACGTGATGCACGTGTATATGCAAAAATCAATTAA
- a CDS encoding NUDIX hydrolase, whose protein sequence is MSNLAERTVKTEPIFDGRVIKVRVDDVVLPNGAMSKREIVNHPGAVAIIAITDEGKMVLVEQYRKALEKAIIEIPAGKLEPGEKPEVTAVRELEEETGYVCENMELITSFYTSPGFADEILYVYKATGLTKKENKAELDEDEFVELMEVSLEEAITLMKDLRIHDAKTMFAVQYLQLQR, encoded by the coding sequence ATGAGTAATCTTGCAGAGAGAACAGTAAAAACTGAGCCAATTTTTGATGGTAGAGTTATAAAAGTTCGTGTTGATGATGTAGTATTACCAAATGGAGCAATGAGTAAACGTGAAATTGTAAATCACCCTGGTGCAGTTGCTATTATTGCTATTACTGATGAGGGGAAAATGGTACTTGTTGAGCAGTATCGTAAAGCGCTTGAAAAGGCAATTATAGAAATTCCAGCCGGCAAGTTAGAACCCGGTGAAAAACCTGAGGTGACAGCAGTTCGTGAATTAGAAGAGGAAACAGGATATGTATGTGAAAATATGGAGCTCATTACTTCTTTCTATACATCTCCAGGATTCGCAGATGAAATTTTATATGTATATAAAGCGACAGGTTTGACAAAAAAAGAAAATAAAGCTGAGTTAGATGAAGATGAGTTTGTGGAATTAATGGAAGTATCGTTAGAAGAAGCGATTACTCTTATGAAAGATCTTCGTATTCATGATGCGAAGACGATGTTTGCAGTACAATATTTACAACTACAAAGATAA
- the mciZ gene encoding Z-ring formation inhibitor MciZ → MKVYILPNRVTLVGKAWQIRHKLKQYGKEYTTVQEWITANKK, encoded by the coding sequence ATGAAAGTTTATATTTTACCAAATCGCGTCACTTTAGTCGGAAAAGCATGGCAAATTCGCCATAAGCTAAAACAATATGGCAAAGAGTATACAACTGTACAAGAGTGGATTACAGCAAATAAAAAGTAA
- the lolS gene encoding aldo/keto reductase — MKKRQLGNSDLFVTEMGLGCMSLGTSETEALRIIDGAIDLGINFFDTADLYDYGLNEEFVGKALKGKRNQIVLTTKVGNRWTEEKNGWSWDPSKNYIKAEVKESLRRLQTDYIDLYQLHGGTIEDPIDETIEAFEELKKEGIVRHYGISSIRPNVIREYAQRSNIVSVLMEYSLLNRRPEEWFPLLNEHQISVIARGPLAKGILTDNNARKIERVKEKDYLSYSYDELHTTLASVKETIGERSLTGTAIQYCLHNKTVAAVIPGASSIQQLQENVQASKQTQLTTEEYIQLQQIAKCDTYALHR, encoded by the coding sequence ATGAAAAAACGTCAATTAGGAAACTCAGATTTATTTGTGACAGAAATGGGACTTGGCTGTATGTCTCTCGGTACATCTGAAACAGAAGCCCTGCGTATTATCGATGGAGCAATCGATTTAGGAATCAATTTTTTTGATACAGCAGATTTATATGATTATGGATTAAATGAAGAATTTGTTGGAAAAGCATTAAAAGGAAAACGAAACCAAATTGTTCTTACAACAAAGGTTGGAAATCGATGGACAGAAGAAAAAAACGGCTGGTCCTGGGATCCTTCTAAGAATTACATAAAGGCTGAAGTGAAAGAAAGTTTACGTAGACTTCAAACTGATTATATTGATCTTTATCAACTTCACGGCGGAACGATTGAAGATCCTATAGATGAAACAATTGAAGCCTTTGAAGAATTAAAAAAAGAAGGTATCGTTCGCCATTACGGTATTTCTTCTATACGTCCAAATGTCATCCGTGAATATGCACAACGTTCAAATATCGTTAGTGTACTAATGGAATATAGCCTTTTAAATCGTCGTCCAGAAGAATGGTTCCCCCTTCTGAATGAACACCAAATTAGCGTCATTGCCCGCGGGCCACTTGCAAAAGGAATTTTAACTGACAACAATGCAAGAAAAATAGAAAGAGTAAAGGAAAAGGATTATCTCTCTTATTCTTACGATGAATTACATACAACTCTAGCGAGTGTAAAAGAAACGATTGGAGAGCGCTCTTTAACAGGAACAGCTATTCAATATTGCTTACATAATAAGACTGTTGCAGCTGTTATACCTGGTGCAAGCTCTATTCAACAATTACAAGAAAATGTACAGGCTAGTAAACAAACACAGTTAACAACAGAAGAATATATACAGCTTCAGCAAATCGCTAAATGTGATACCTACGCTTTACATCGTTAA
- a CDS encoding aldo/keto reductase, which produces MHIPTTTLHNGVKMPMIGLGVYKAKEGDEVKQAVKTALEVGYRSIDTATVYENESGVGEAVRESGIPREDIFITTKVWNDDQGYEETLEAFEKSLKKLQMDYVDLYLIHWPVRGKYVDTYRALEKLYEEGKVRAIGVSNFHKHHLELLLPNCKIKPMVNQVELHPMLTQFELRNFCQGEQIQMEAWSPLMRGGEVFQHPIIQAIATKYEKTPAQVILRWDIQSGIVTIPKSVTPSRIQENFSIFDFSLTEEEMTQINTLNRNLHVGTNPDKYDTL; this is translated from the coding sequence GTGCACATTCCAACAACTACACTTCATAATGGCGTAAAAATGCCGATGATTGGTTTAGGCGTTTATAAAGCGAAAGAAGGCGACGAAGTAAAACAAGCAGTAAAAACAGCGTTAGAAGTTGGATACCGTTCGATTGATACAGCAACTGTATATGAAAATGAAAGCGGTGTCGGAGAAGCGGTTCGTGAATCAGGAATTCCGAGAGAAGACATCTTTATTACAACAAAAGTTTGGAACGACGATCAAGGATACGAGGAAACACTTGAGGCGTTTGAAAAGAGTTTGAAAAAATTACAAATGGACTATGTAGATTTATATTTAATACATTGGCCGGTAAGAGGGAAGTATGTTGATACGTACCGAGCTTTGGAGAAATTGTATGAAGAAGGTAAAGTGCGCGCGATTGGTGTTTCGAATTTCCATAAACATCATTTAGAACTGCTATTACCTAATTGCAAAATAAAGCCGATGGTAAACCAAGTGGAACTTCATCCGATGTTGACGCAATTTGAGTTGCGTAATTTCTGTCAAGGTGAGCAAATTCAAATGGAAGCATGGAGTCCATTAATGAGAGGCGGAGAAGTATTTCAGCACCCGATTATTCAGGCCATTGCTACTAAATATGAAAAAACACCTGCGCAAGTTATATTAAGGTGGGATATTCAAAGCGGGATTGTGACCATTCCTAAATCTGTTACACCATCTCGCATTCAGGAGAATTTTTCTATCTTTGACTTTTCACTAACGGAAGAAGAGATGACTCAAATTAATACGTTAAATCGTAATTTACATGTAGGAACGAATCCTGATAAATATGATACGTTATAA
- a CDS encoding GrpB family protein: protein MRKIVVVPHENHWGEKFQIEAERLKSAMPETVKIHHIGSTSVPGLAAKPIIDMIMEVESIDRVDRWNERFIELGYIVKGENGIPRRRYFIHGTEEKRSYHLHVFEKGNPEIVRHLAFRDYMMAHCEEAEAYATLKKELAEKYTYDGALYSEGKTEFVRNVDEKAKKWIENNVNE from the coding sequence ATGAGAAAAATTGTAGTTGTTCCGCATGAAAATCATTGGGGTGAAAAGTTTCAAATAGAGGCTGAAAGATTAAAATCTGCGATGCCAGAAACAGTGAAAATTCATCATATTGGAAGTACGTCAGTGCCAGGACTGGCAGCTAAACCAATTATAGATATGATTATGGAAGTAGAGAGTATCGATAGAGTAGATAGGTGGAATGAACGATTTATAGAGCTTGGTTACATCGTAAAAGGGGAAAATGGTATTCCAAGACGCCGGTATTTTATTCATGGAACTGAAGAAAAACGCTCGTATCATTTACACGTGTTTGAAAAAGGAAATCCAGAGATAGTAAGGCATTTAGCATTTCGTGATTATATGATGGCTCATTGTGAAGAAGCTGAGGCATATGCAACTTTAAAGAAAGAATTAGCTGAAAAGTATACATATGATGGTGCGTTATATTCAGAAGGGAAAACTGAGTTTGTACGTAATGTTGATGAAAAAGCGAAGAAATGGATAGAAAATAACGTGAATGAATGA
- a CDS encoding YqkE family protein produces the protein MKKKKQRQMQRQSQVNQPKKESLTLGDQLNDSLMQQLKSKKKELQVREEKKEAAELERKRQEQKEREKNKSFEELLSESNLTWKDFK, from the coding sequence ATGAAGAAAAAGAAACAAAGACAAATGCAAAGACAATCGCAAGTGAATCAACCAAAGAAAGAATCTCTTACATTAGGTGATCAATTAAACGATTCACTTATGCAGCAATTAAAGAGTAAGAAGAAAGAATTGCAAGTGAGAGAAGAGAAAAAAGAGGCAGCAGAACTGGAAAGAAAGCGTCAAGAACAAAAAGAACGTGAAAAGAATAAATCATTTGAAGAACTGTTAAGTGAAAGTAACCTTACTTGGAAAGACTTTAAATAA
- a CDS encoding bifunctional metallophosphatase/5'-nucleotidase codes for MWKKIIPAVAVLSTITFSTVFAAPPSQNPAEQNRYIDVQMLGINDFHGQLDTVKKINNKEAGGADYLATYLKEHKKQNPNTLLVHAGDIVGASPPVSALLQDEPTIEFLNDLKFDVGTIGNHEFDEGIDEMKRLIYGGYHEKTGNFKGANFPYVAANFYNKSTGRLFLPPFTIKMVDGVPVGFIGVVTTDTPNVVMPTMLKNVQITDEVEAINKSTQQLKRLGVKSIVVLAHVGGTTDESGITNGDLTRIANETDSEVDVIFGGHSHTYVNGTVNNKLIVQANSYGTAFSDVDVTIDRKTKDIVKKKAEVVTTYHEGVEPDKQVKKKLDQYKEKIAPLVNEVVGKSTAPIDRKQNDAGESTLGNLVADAQRQTMQTQIALMNPGGIRNDLDAGDITWGELYGIQPFGNQLIKVDLTGQDIGDILNQQWQKGTTRMLQISGIQYTWDANKPNGEKVTNIRLTNGEELSPSTTYSVVANAFLASGGDGFVSFKNGKNAETGPNDFEALVDYVKQLKEPIQPVIDGRIQKVN; via the coding sequence ATGTGGAAAAAAATCATTCCTGCTGTTGCCGTTTTAAGCACCATTACTTTTTCAACCGTATTCGCCGCTCCCCCATCTCAGAATCCAGCTGAACAAAACCGCTACATAGACGTACAAATGCTTGGTATTAATGATTTCCATGGACAACTAGATACTGTTAAAAAAATCAATAATAAAGAAGCTGGTGGCGCTGATTACTTAGCTACTTATTTAAAAGAACATAAAAAACAAAACCCTAATACACTTCTCGTACATGCTGGTGATATCGTCGGAGCTAGTCCACCAGTTTCAGCATTATTACAAGATGAACCGACGATTGAATTTTTAAATGACTTAAAATTTGATGTCGGTACAATCGGGAACCATGAATTTGATGAAGGCATTGATGAAATGAAACGCCTCATTTACGGTGGATATCATGAAAAAACAGGGAATTTCAAAGGTGCTAACTTCCCCTATGTAGCTGCTAACTTCTATAACAAATCAACTGGCCGCTTATTTTTACCACCATTTACTATAAAAATGGTAGATGGTGTTCCTGTAGGATTCATTGGGGTTGTTACAACTGATACACCAAATGTCGTTATGCCTACGATGCTTAAAAATGTACAAATTACTGATGAAGTAGAAGCAATTAATAAATCAACACAACAATTAAAACGCCTCGGCGTTAAATCTATCGTCGTTCTTGCTCATGTCGGTGGAACAACCGATGAGTCTGGGATAACAAATGGCGATCTTACTCGAATTGCAAATGAAACAGACTCAGAAGTTGATGTTATTTTCGGTGGACATAGTCATACGTATGTAAATGGTACAGTAAATAATAAACTAATTGTCCAAGCAAATTCATACGGAACGGCTTTCTCAGACGTGGATGTAACAATTGATCGTAAAACAAAGGATATTGTAAAGAAAAAAGCTGAAGTTGTTACAACGTATCATGAAGGTGTAGAACCTGATAAACAAGTAAAGAAAAAACTAGATCAATATAAAGAAAAAATCGCACCACTTGTAAATGAAGTAGTCGGAAAATCTACAGCACCTATCGACCGTAAACAAAATGATGCTGGTGAATCCACTCTTGGAAATTTAGTTGCCGATGCTCAGCGTCAAACGATGCAAACCCAAATCGCCCTCATGAATCCTGGTGGCATTCGTAATGACTTAGATGCTGGTGATATTACGTGGGGTGAGTTATACGGCATTCAACCTTTTGGAAATCAATTGATTAAAGTAGATTTAACAGGTCAAGACATTGGCGATATTTTAAATCAGCAATGGCAAAAAGGAACAACAAGAATGCTTCAAATTTCAGGTATTCAATATACGTGGGATGCAAATAAACCAAACGGTGAAAAAGTTACAAATATACGTTTAACAAACGGAGAAGAATTATCTCCATCTACAACGTATAGCGTAGTTGCAAATGCCTTCTTAGCTTCTGGCGGTGACGGATTTGTATCATTTAAAAATGGTAAAAATGCAGAAACTGGTCCAAACGACTTTGAAGCGTTAGTCGATTACGTAAAACAATTAAAAGAACCCATTCAGCCAGTTATTGATGGAAGAATTCAAAAAGTAAATTAA